A segment of the Molothrus ater isolate BHLD 08-10-18 breed brown headed cowbird chromosome 28, BPBGC_Mater_1.1, whole genome shotgun sequence genome:
TGACCCGCTGTTCGCAGCTCAGCGCCTGCCCCCCCACGGGTACCCTCTGGAGCACCCCTTCAACAAGGACGGCTATCGCTACATCCTGGCCGAGCCTGACCCCCACGCCCCCGACCCAGAAAAGCTGGAGCTGGACTGTTGGGCAGGAAAACCAATCCCTGGGGACCTGTACAGAGCCTGCCTGTATGAGCGAGTCCTCCTGGCACTGCATGACCGAGGTACAGAGCTCCTTAGGGCATGCACTTGTGTTTCCTTCCAGAGGCATCTCAGTCACCTCTCACTACCAGTCAGAGCTTAAATCCACCTCTGTGTTCACTTGCCTCTTGACATCACCACGTTAAAAATGACAAGTGTgtgctcccctgcagctccccagctgaAGATCTCTGATGACAGGCTGACTGTGGTTGGGGAGAAGGGCTATTCCATGGTGAGGGCCTCGCACGGCGTGCGGAAGGGAGCCTGGTACTTCGAAATCTCCATGGACGAGATGCCTCCAGACACAGCTGCCAGATTAGGCTGGTCACAGCCCTTGGGTAAATAATCTTACAAAACATTTctcagcaggtgctgctgctaCGCTCCCTGTGTTCACCATGAAGGGTTTGTTTCTGCAGGGAACCTCCAGGCCCCTCTGGGATATGACAAGTTCAGTTACTCCTGGCGCAGCAAAAAGGGAACCAAGTTTCACCAGTCCATAGGGAAACACTATTCCTCTGGCTACGGACAGGGCGATGTCCTGGGGTTTTATATCAACCTTCCAGAGGATACTGAGACAGCCAAATCCCTGCCTGACACCTACAAAGACAAGGTGAGGTGCAAGTTCACTGTTGGATTAAGCATTGGCAGgtggaaaactggaaaatgagTTGCTGTGGCCTCACTCGTGCCCCTTTCCGTGCACCCTTCCCATCCTGCCTCTTGGTACTTCTGTGGTTCCTGGGGGAGAGGCCCAAAGTGTTGATCTCAAGAAAGCAGAATACTCCTAGATGGGATTGCCCACATCTCCTTTCACCTTCCCCTCCTGGCTCTGAAATCTCTGAGCTGTGGGAGTCACTCCTCACAGGTACTCTGACACCAGGCACGCCTGGCCCTGAGCAGGTGACAGGTAACAGATTTCGGGCTTGTCCCTGACATTGTTTGCTGCTTTATAGGCTTtgatcaaattcaaaagctACTTGTACTTTGAAGAGAAGGATTTTGTGGACAAAGCAGAGAAGAGCCTAAAGCAAGCCCCTGGAAGCCAGGTGAGTTGTTGCTGTCACTTCAACACGTGCCTGGCCCGAGTGAAAGGGAGCAGGCGTTAATCTTGTCAGGATTGCTGTGTCCTGACAGCCACCATCAGTGGGAAAACCCTTCATTTTTCAGATCATATTCTTCAAGAATGGTGTCAGCCAAGGAGTTGCCTTTAAGGACATCTTTGAGGGGGTTTATTTTCCTGCTATCTCTCTGTACAAAGGCTGCACAGTAAGTGAGGGGTCTTTGAAAGGGAATTCCTAAATCCATCAGTTTCACACACAAAGTGTGTTTATGCACAAAGTGTGCCAAGTGAAAAGGAAAGATGGGAATCATTCTAGTGACTCTGGAACAATCTTGCTGTTCACATGTGTAACAAGATTATCAAATTGCTGAAGTAACATCAGCAATGTTTGTTCCTGTGGGCTTGTACAGGGTGTGGGGAGGCTCAGGAGTAGGAAGGAATGAGAATGGAGGACTAAAGAGATTTTCCTAGATTTTtagatttaatgaaaatatatgttCCACAGGTTTCCATAAACTTTGGGCCATATTTCAAGTATCCACCAAGAGACATCACTTACCATCCTGTAAGTAAAACTGAAGCTTCTCCCCCCATTTGAAAACCTCATTGTTTAAATCAAAGATGTTTTGGTGTGATTCATACCACACCTGTACCTGTCCTTCAGTCTCAGTACCTGGACAGTGTAGCCAAAAGGATTGTGTTAAAAAAAACGTAAGGACAGATATCCAAATGCatcattaaattttaattaaataataggTGCTGTTATCTTGTTCCTCTTGGCAGATTGTTGCCTGTGTTGGCCTCATTTGTTAGTAAGGGGGCTGAGCTGTTGTTCAAGGAAACACTTGGAATTTCCCCCCTGCCAGTACTGTTTTGAGGAGGGaaacagccctgggctgtgtggtCCCTCCTTGTCCAGGAGTGGAGCTAACTGTGCTTCCCCCTGCAGATGAGTGACATGGGCTGGGGGGCCGTGGTGGAGCACACGCTGGCCGATGTCCTGTACCACGTGGAGACAGAGGTGGATGGCAGGAGGAGCCCACCCTGGGAGCCATAAACCCCAGCACTGTGggtgtgctgcagaggagcctccATCTCTCTCTCAGTGATCAGCCAAGGAGCCAAGAGGCCGAGGtggatgcagccctggctggcaggtgttgtgtgtgtgtgttcacaGCTCCCCACTGCCCCGCGAGGCAGTTCTGgggtgtttgtgctgctgtggggcctCTCTGGGAGCCCCCAGTACCTTTAGAGTGTCGCTCACTGCAGAAGGGGGTGTTGAAGAACCTTCTTCTCCCGGGCTGTGACAGCTCAGGACCTGCCAGGTGTGGCTGCAGTGACCCCTGTGCTCAGGGGTGTTTGGCTGATGGTGGCcaacagctcccagccaggacGGCTCTGTTGGAACAACACGGCTGCATGCAAGACTGAAATTTGGGCTTCTGtccaaactgtatttttttttccccacagactGGAaaccagtttaaaaataaaggctttAACTCTTCTTTTTATTCTTGTATTTGTCTTGTAAATTGTTACAAATGACATTGAAACTCAAAGTAGCTACACTTGGAGATCTTTTGAGCTGAAGATCTCCTGTGCACAGGAGTTACATGGGGCCTAATGATCATCACTGCAGAGCCTTGGGTGAATAAATAATTTGACACTTCTTAAATAATTTGACACTTCTTATGTGttggaacagaaaaaataaattagagcATAACAAAATTGTTAAGTGCTGTGTTTAAGCTTTGGGAGAGTAAAAGTTGAGGTTCAGTCAAGTTTGTGTTTGCCTCACTGAGGATGTACCTTCCCAGTCAGCTGTCACCCTAATAACTCATTAGCCCAGACCTTTAATTGTAGACAGCACTAATTAAAGCTTTATTTATTCATTGAAAGTAATTAGGGAGGGTGGAGTTGGCTGACTGGGCCAGCACATGCTCAGTTAAGCAACTGCAGGAATTAAATTTTTAGTCCTGCACTTAGAAAACGAGCTTCAATAAATAAACCATTCTATTTATTGAGTGTAACTATGTATTAATTAGTGGAGTCTGCTATTAAAGGCCTTAGCTAATTGAAGTGATGAGATTCCATACTTGGCCCCTGAAGGAAGCCCTGCATGGGGTGGTCAGCAGGTCATGGTCAGTGGGTTGTGGTGGTCAGCAGGCTGTGGTCAGAAGGTCGTGGTGGTCAGCAGATCGTGGTCAGCAGGTCATGATGGTCAGTAGGCTGTGGTGGTCAGCAGGCCCTGGTAGTCAGCAGACTGTGGTCAGTGGGTTGTGGTGGTCAGCAGGCTGTGGTCAGCAGATCATGGTCAGCAGGTCCGTCCGTGATGGTCAGCAGATCATGGTCAGCAGGTCCGTCCGTGATGGTCAGCAGGTCGTGGTCAGCAGGCCCTGGTGGTCAGCAGGCTGTGGTCAGCAGGCCCTGGTGGTCAGTGGGTCATGGTGGTCAGCAGGCCCTGGTGGTCAGTGGGTCATGGTGGTCAGTGGGTCATGGTGGTCAGCAGGCCCTGGTGGTCAGCAGGCCCTGGTGGTCAGCAGGCCCTGGTGGTCAGTGGGTCATGGTGGTCAGCAGGCCCTGGTGGTCAGCAGGCCCTGGTGGTCAGCAGGCCATGGTGGTCAGCAGGCCATGGTGGTCAGCAGGCCATGGTGGTCAGCAGGCCATGGTGGTCAGCAGGCCCTGGTGGTCAGCAGGCCGCAGGCACCGGCCGGGCCAGGCGCTGCCGCAGGTGTTTGGCAAAGTCCACCTGTGTCTGGGACAGGACCTGGTTGATGATGGTCTTGGGCAGCCACCCCTAGGGAGAGCAGACACAGCCTGTGAGCAGAACcagcctccccagagcccctggctcccccaggctccccccagccccaggtaCCTTGAGGTCAATGCTGAGCAGCCAGGTGAGCCTGGTCCGGGAGGGGCTGCCAGGCAGCGGGCGCAGCACCATGCAGGTGGGACCATTCTCAGCCCTGGTGGGGAAAGAGGCTCAGGTCAGACCCAAACTTGGACTTTATCCAGCCTCAAAAATACACTTTgggctttctgcagcagctcctgctgcctgtagAAACCCAGCGACCCTGAGCCCGCAGTAAAACCCTCGTGCCCTGTGGGAATCTCCTCCCTGCTCACACATCACGAGACTGAGCAGGTGCAGGTACCTTATGAAGCCCTCCTGCTCGGGCATGGCCCCGTAGGTGGTGGACAtccctgccaggacacaggTGGAGCCACGTCTCCTGGAGCACCGCACGCTCACAAAGTCCCGGGGCCCCACGATGTTCCCAGGGGTCGCGGCCGCCTTCTCGTGGGTGATCACTGTGTCCTTCCCAATCTTCTCCAGGATCTGCAGTTCAGAATTAAAACTTTCATTTACTGCAAGCACAGCTAAAAGTGCCTCTGGTTACCAGGTGTTCAGATACAGGGTCTGACAAAGATTTGACAATGACAATAATTCCAAATATTGCTCGCCCCCAGGTGAGTACTGTTTTCAATTCCCGAGTGAAAAGCTATTCCCTTACTGCCTCTCTGATTCCTTGTGCCTATTTCTTCCCCAGATCAGCCCCACCTTCCAGCAGAActggcagctccttgcaggaAAGTGCAAGGTGCTTCCTTGCATTAATTTCCTGCAGAATTAATCACACAGAAGCTGCTCCAGACTCTCCTCAACACAGATACTGCAAAACCTCCTCTAcatctgcagcaggaaatgcaCAGAACACAGGCTGGCAGTGACAGATCTGACACAGTCTCCTACCCTGACTTCTTTGACGCTGGGGTTCCATTCTCCCATCTGCTCCATGTTGTCCACCAGCTCTCCGTACACCGTGTCCAGGGGCTGGTCCACCACCACCTCCAGCCGGAACACCTTCCCCACGTCTGGCAGCACCTTGCTCAGCACTTTGTCCCCATTACCCTGTGAGGGGATGGCAGAGTTaccaccagagctgctctcaggggcagggagggctgcaaGGAAGCACCACGGGGCACAGCACCCACCGCCACCGTCTCTGTCTTCCAGTCGTCCTGGTCCTCCAGGATTCTGAGGGATTTCTGCAGGGCCTCCTCTCCTTGCTTGATGTAAGACATTTCCATCTCGCTGAAGGGTTTCTCCTCCAGCCTTGAGCCTGCAGATagaggcagggctgagcaagaGCAGTGTAATGTGCCAGATGAGCTTTACCTACACCAAATACCCCTCTCTGTGTCCAGGGGATGGGGATTACACCCAGTTCTCACTCTGCCTTTGGCTCAGCAGAAGCACAGCCCACCCTCAAGCAGGTTTTTCCCCCAGCCTGTGAGGGTTTCCCCCCAGCAGGAAAGGAACAGACCCCTCAGGTGTGTCACTTACTGAGCAAGGAGCTTCTCCTGCGCACCTGGTGGATCCAGGTGCTGGGTCCTGGGCTGTGGCTGGccagcctgctcagctcctggctgatGGCCACGGCAGCTTGTCTCCTCAGACCTGGGGAGAGAGCGTGtcacccaccagcaccacctGGCCCTTACCGTGGGGCTTTTCCCCCATTTAAACACACACATGGAAAAGTCCCTGCTTGTCACCATCTCGGTGTCCCtacaggcacagggagcagctggttGCCATCACACTGGGGTAGGCTGTCCTAAGCAATCCTGAActgggctccagctccctgcaacAGTAAAAACACTGAGGAGAATCGTGCAGGTGCCCGGGAAAGAGCATGGAAATGGAGCACAGAGGTACAAAACCCTCACAGCCAGAGGAGTGTGACCCAGAGCTGGTCACAGGGACACGAGCCAGCCCCTCAGTGACAGGGTTTAGGGTTTCAGGGACAGTAAATCACAGAACCCAACATGCTGCAGAGTGGGGAGAACATCGCCGAGGCCCCAGCCACCACTCTGAGGAGTTTAGGAAGAAAGTGAGCCCTTTCTGGAGCCTGTGACTCAACAGGAGCTTCTCTAATAAACTTTTGTCAGAAAATCTCACTCTACCTGTGACAGCGGGGAGAGAATCCCCGAGCCCCAGGCAGCCGGACAGGAGCTGTCCTGGTTTTATCCTGTCCCAAACAGCCAGACAGGGACTGGCCCAGCCCTATCCTGTCCCAGACAGCCGGACAGGAGCTGCCTTagccttgtcctgtcccttACAGCCGGACAGGAGCTGTCCTGCCCGCAGCCGGACTCACCGGTCATGTTGCGCAGGTGGCGATAGGAGATGGCGGCGCAGAGCTTGGACGTGGCTGGCAGCATCTCCTGAGGGGTCGGAGCGTCGGctgggcagtggctgtggcagtgggagcagtggtggcagtggcgGTGCCCTcagtggtggctgtggtggTGGCCGGGCAGTGGTGCTGGCTCTGGCGGTGCCCTCAGCGGTGTCCGCGCTGTCCCGGTGTCCGTCCGTCTGCGCCGATCGCTGCTctggcccggccccgccgtgcACGGCCTTAAGTACGCGGTGCTGAAGGATTCTGCCCCGTCAGGCGGGAGATAAGAGCCGTCACTgcgggccgggccccgcgggccaaggccggccccgctccccgaGCACAGCACACGGGGCCGGGAGCGTGAGGGCCCCGCGGagctgccccggccccggggctcgGCAGAGCCCCCCTGAGCAGCTCCGGCCCCGGGGCTCGGCAGAGCCCCCCTGAGCAGCTCCGGCCCCGGGGCTCGGCAGGCAGAGCCCCCCTTGAGCAGCTTCTCCCCTGCCCCGAGGCATCCCCAACACGGAGCTGCGGCCCAGGGCACGGAGCAGCATTCTGACTTCTGACAGGTGACAGATCAGCACAGTGCAGTCATTAGGGAtggaaaaggcctccaaggTCATCGAGGCCAAGCTTCGATGGGAGACAATTGATAATAAGGGATAATGATTGTagctgtgatattttctgaaaagtcctttccttaggattttttctcctcagaagctgagaggcctcaggaacaaaatgtaaccaatggttatctgcaGCTGTAGagtgcaacaggtgcatctgggattggtctcttgtggttgtttctaattaagggccaatcacagtccaggTGTCCAAACTGTCTTggtcattctttttctattcttagccagccttctgatgaaatcctttcttctattcttttagtatagttttcatataatatatatcataaaataataaatccagccttctgaaacatggagtcaacattctcgtctcttccctcatcctaagacccctaCGAACACCGCCACAAACGATGGACAACACAACACACTGTGGAATAACgagccaggctgagcctctGTGCACAGGAACCCACAGAAAGCTGAATATGAAATCCATtgagctgctgagcctggggctgaAGTGAGGAGCGGCCCCAGGCAGCCCCCCTACTCCCCAGGCCCCGTTATCTGCCCCAGCAGTGGGACACGGCAGAGCAGCGATAATGCTCAAGGCTGAAATGACATTTCTGGGATGAATTACGGCCTGCAGACCAGCACTCGCAGGAACCTGTGAATTACAGCTGCTTCCTTTGACGTCAGCCCCTGCACCCTCTGCAGGGAGCCTGACCTTGCTCCCCCATTTCAACAGCTTGGCCCGGGGGGAGGTCACCCCCTCACTGCGCCAGCCGCTCGGCCAGGGGGAGCTCATTGTCcccccctgcctgtccccagcttTCCCGAGGTGATTTGAGTCCCACCTGCCTTCCAGAacactcctgctgctccccagggctgccattCTGCACTGTGTGCCAGGAAACACCTCAGGCTCAGGTCAGCACTGTGGGGTTacagggaggtgctgcagggagcaggaggaagccagcagctgcactctCCCTTCCCAAAACCTTTGCTGGGAGCTCCTCTTTGCAGCCACGCTCCCACAAGTGTGATTCCTGGGTTATGGCACAGCTCTCCCCACCTCTGGGCTTCACCCACTtgctcccacctccctgcacaGGTGGGGAGAGAGGGTTTGGAagccctgggagtgcccagcccagagctctggccAAGGACATGCAGAGCACTGAGAGGTCTGGGTTTGGGGACACCAGAGACACCCCAATATcgtgctgtgccccagcccttGCAGTCCCCCTGTGCAGGGAGTGAGggcacacagccccagagctgtgagTGATCCAGGGCTGTTATCCCAGGTCCAGGGAGCCCCTGTGAGCAATCCAGGGATGTTATCCCAGATCCAGGGTTCTTATCCCACATCCAGGGAGCCCCTGTGAGCAATCCAGGGATGTTAGCCCAGATCCAGGGCTGTTATCCCAGATCCAgggagcccctggcaggagcaATCCAGGGCTGTTATCCCAGATGGAGCCGCTGCTCCCAGCACGAGGCCTCGGCACAAGGACACGCAGTTGTTTGTGACaagaaccaaaacaaaccacGCAGAGCCGCCCCtctggctccaggctggagggcaccaccccagctgtgccctcaggaggggacacaggcacagccacGCTGTGCCACAGCATGGGAGGACATGCTGCAGGTGAGCAGTCCCCGGAGCAGGACACAGACCCCAAAAAGGCAGCGAGAACCCTCAGGGGGATCTGGTTAACTGGGACAGctcagcccccacagccccctgaGGCACTCCCAGGCCCCTGCACAAAGTCACCACACACAGGGCTTGGAGTACAAAGCTTCACAAATGTACAAAATGTACAAAAACCAAAACGATGCCAACCAAAGGCACTGGAGCTTCACTGGGGCCTGAAGGCTCAGGGACCCAAGAATCCTGAGGCTGCCCCAAgccccccaccctgcccagctgagcctcCTTCTAGAAcattcccctctcccagcccattcccaggCTCTGTCAGGGTgaccctgtccctctgcagcagcacagccagggggtgTCCCCCCATCCCAAGGCTGCCCTGGTGCTATTTGGAGAGCACAGACAAACCACAGAGTGCCACAGAGATCACACCCAACACCCTGATAAGATAATGGGCTCAAGAGCAGCAAGGATGGGTCCATGTCTTGACCCCCACCAGCTCCTTACACCCCccaagccctgggctgcagggctgggaccccagcactggggctgggcagcccttGCCTCCCCCCCAGCCACCACAGGCATCTCTGCCCTGATCCCCCCTCATCCCAAAACATCCCCCAAACAAACAGTGACAGCACAAGCACCCCCAAAGAGCCATCCCTACCTGCCAGAGACTTTCCAGCCACAGGCATCAGCTCCATAAATGctttttattcagttttgttAGAACAAGAAATCGCATTTCCTTGTTTAAACCTTCGCTACCCCCAAACCCACAACACCCACTCATGCCAACGGGGCAGAAATGTTTCTCCCCCAAAGTGAGTGGTCCCTGGGCCAGTGAGAGTGGGCCAGCACTGGCCACAacagctgccagtgctcagccccagcaagcagagctgggcttttCCTCTGTCCCCCCCAGCATGGAAAAGAGCTCTCACTgcccaggggagcagccccaggttgTCCAGGGATTCTCCCTGCCGAGGtttgcccttccctgcccacaccaggaggctcctggggcctggcagctgcccagagccagccctgaggCCAAGGACTCTCCTCCCCACGGGAGGAAGGGCCAGGACACCTCGGGGCAAAGGATTCTCCAGgctgacacagctgcagcagctcccccagcacgGAGcgaggaggggctggagctccaggctctgcccaggtgCAGCAGCTCTTTACCAGCAGGTAATTAGTGGGTTCAGCTGGTAATTAGCAGACTCAGCTGCACGGgaggggcacagcctggctggggggCACCGGTGCTCTGTGTTGGGGTACAGGGGTACCCAGGTTCTGCtcccctcccagagcaggatTTTGCCACAGGCTCCAGCGTTCTGTCAGAGTGAGCCCAGCccatggctggagcaggggtcacctctgtccctgcacagcacacGGAGGGGACAAGAGCTGGCCTGAGGGGTGCTCGTCCCGAGAGAAGGGAACTGCCAGGGCCAGAACACTGGAAAACCATCGACATCAGGATCAAGGATTTATTTACATGTCAAGGAAACTCTCACCCAGAGTCAtgtgaggaggaaaaagcaaacaaagccaAGGAGCAGTGATTTGCCTCCCAAACACAAATGCTTGCACTCCCAGTGCGCTGGGCCCTCCTCATCTCCTTCTCCAGAAGGAGACTAAAGGCATGATTTGTGTACAGTTACCAGCACCATGGAAAAGACAATCTGAAAATGAAACCTGCCTTTCCAGGCAGTGTGTGCCTGCCCAGGGGggtcctggagcagccctggctccctgcaggagaggggGGGAGCCCCTCAATACTCATCCAATGTGTCAGCACGTGGCACTGAGAGGCCTCGCTCCTTCAGAGCCTGCACCTTCAGCTTCTCTGACTCCTGCTTGGCCTGCTGCTCCACCCGCTGCTCCTCCAGGATCTCCTCGATGGACACCTGCTGCAGAGGTGTGTCACTCTCCTTCTCCAGGTCCTGCAGGAGAAAGGAGCCCTCAGCACATACAATCAATCACCTGTGCCCATGCAGCGAGTCCCAGCAAACAGTGAG
Coding sequences within it:
- the ASH2L gene encoding set1/Ash2 histone methyltransferase complex subunit ASH2 isoform X1, whose product is MAAAAAAEGAEPPPEPPPAPEPPAPPEPPATDAETGGDAAMVDASAALETESANGKEPLDAAGDGAEAMDAQGGSGDEENARQLGEIELQCGICTKWFTADTFGIDTTSCLPFMTNYSFHCNVCHHSGNTYFLRKQANLKEMCLSALANLTWQSRTQDEHPKTMFSKDKDIIPFIDKYWECMTTRQRPGKMTWPNNIVKTMCKERDVFLVKEHPDPGSKDPEEDYPKFGLLDQDLANIGPAYDNQKQNNAVSTSGSLNGGASLGGGMAAGGSGKGRGAKRKQQDGGTTGTAKKTRSDPLFAAQRLPPHGYPLEHPFNKDGYRYILAEPDPHAPDPEKLELDCWAGKPIPGDLYRACLYERVLLALHDRAPQLKISDDRLTVVGEKGYSMVRASHGVRKGAWYFEISMDEMPPDTAARLGWSQPLGNLQAPLGYDKFSYSWRSKKGTKFHQSIGKHYSSGYGQGDVLGFYINLPEDTETAKSLPDTYKDKALIKFKSYLYFEEKDFVDKAEKSLKQAPGSQIIFFKNGVSQGVAFKDIFEGVYFPAISLYKGCTVSINFGPYFKYPPRDITYHPMSDMGWGAVVEHTLADVLYHVETEVDGRRSPPWEP
- the ASH2L gene encoding set1/Ash2 histone methyltransferase complex subunit ASH2 isoform X2, translating into MAAAAAAEGAEPPPEPPPAPEPPAPPEPPATDAETGGDAAMVDASAALETESANGKEPLDAAGDGAEAMDAQGGSGDEENARQLGEIELQCGICTKWFTADTFGIDTTSCLPFMTNYSFHCNVCHHSGNTYFLRKQANLKEMCLSALANLTWQSRTQDEHPKTMFSKDKDIIPFIDKYWECMTTRQRPGKMTWPNNIVKTMCKERDVFLVKEHPDPGSKDPEEDYPKFGLLDQDLANIGPAYDNQKQNNAVSTSGSLNGGMAAGGSGKGRGAKRKQQDGGTTGTAKKTRSDPLFAAQRLPPHGYPLEHPFNKDGYRYILAEPDPHAPDPEKLELDCWAGKPIPGDLYRACLYERVLLALHDRAPQLKISDDRLTVVGEKGYSMVRASHGVRKGAWYFEISMDEMPPDTAARLGWSQPLGNLQAPLGYDKFSYSWRSKKGTKFHQSIGKHYSSGYGQGDVLGFYINLPEDTETAKSLPDTYKDKALIKFKSYLYFEEKDFVDKAEKSLKQAPGSQIIFFKNGVSQGVAFKDIFEGVYFPAISLYKGCTVSINFGPYFKYPPRDITYHPMSDMGWGAVVEHTLADVLYHVETEVDGRRSPPWEP
- the STAR gene encoding steroidogenic acute regulatory protein, mitochondrial; this translates as MLPATSKLCAAISYRHLRNMTGLRRQAAVAISQELSRLASHSPGPSTWIHQVRRRSSLLSSRLEEKPFSEMEMSYIKQGEEALQKSLRILEDQDDWKTETVAGNGDKVLSKVLPDVGKVFRLEVVVDQPLDTVYGELVDNMEQMGEWNPSVKEVRILEKIGKDTVITHEKAAATPGNIVGPRDFVSVRCSRRRGSTCVLAGMSTTYGAMPEQEGFIRAENGPTCMVLRPLPGSPSRTRLTWLLSIDLKGWLPKTIINQVLSQTQVDFAKHLRQRLARPVPAAC